A region of the Arachis hypogaea cultivar Tifrunner chromosome 15, arahy.Tifrunner.gnm2.J5K5, whole genome shotgun sequence genome:
TCTTCCAGAGGATATCTCTGAAAGGATTTCAAGTCTTGCAAAATACACCAAATATGATCTGGTTTCAGCTGCCAAGAGGCAGAGTCCATTCTTTTACCAGGTAATGGAGAATTCGTGTTTTTGTCTATTTCTATTGTCTCAGGTTTTTGAGTAACCACAaatttaggaaaattttgtccCAAGATAGAGATGTTTCCCTTgcttttttatatatgtattctgtTCGGAACAGATTTATGTCTTCTATTATCTCTATATTTCTGTCATGAGATAGTTACCAAATGAGATTAGTCCACAGGTCACTGGTTGGTCTATTTGTGGTTGAATAACaagtggttttgggaatttttttattttgtagtttcTTTTATTAATGGTCAATTATTGTTCATGGAAAGTTCATAAAATGTTTATCTTCTGAATGGATCCTATATTTCTCCTTTGTGAAAGGTATCAAGACCCCACATGAAAAATGATCTGTTTATCAGGGAAGCCGTGGCCAGGTACAAAGGCTTCCTGTATCTTATCAAGAGCAACAAGGAGAAGGGTATCAAGCGCTTCTGTGTTCCGACTTATGACATCGACCTAATCTGGCACTCTCACCAGTTGCATCCAGCTTCTTATTGTAAAGACCTCAACGAAGCACTTGGAAAAGTACTGGAACATGATGATACAGACTCAGACAGAACTAAAGGAAAGAAACTGGATACTGGTTTTTCTGGAACAACAAAACAGTGGGAAAACACATTTGGTACAAGATATTGGAAGTCTGGAGCAATGTATAGGGGTAATGCTCCATCTCCTATCACAAGTAGCCCTTATTCATCTACCATGATTCGCAAGAAGGTTGTTCCTTCAGATGAAAATCCACATGAAAATTTGCTACAAGATCGGAAAATCGTGGAGGTACTTTATACATGGATATTTCACCTAACTACtttgtttaaataattaaattggcAGAGATTTTGAAACGGGGAAAGCATAAACTCGACCTTAGAATTACGTTCTTGTAGATGTAATTTACGCCTGAATTATTTTTCAGGTTCTGTTAGAGTTTGTTGGGGTTAAAAACTTACCCGAGGGACAAGAAAGAGGTCTTCATGTCATATTTTCCAAATCACAGCCTGATGCATTTCTTAATGCTAAAAGGAGACTAAGTATTTTGTCAGAATCTAAAGAAAAACAAGTTGCATCATTCCAGTGTGAGCCTACAGGGGAGCTACATTTTGAGCTCATGTCACATTCTTCTTCTAGCTTAGCAATTAGAAGATCAGCAAAGACATTGGGATCTTCTTCATTCCCCATGAAAGACTATCTAGACCCAGTTTCACAACTCTCTGTTGAGAAATGGTTGGAGTTGGTGCCAAGTTCTGGTACAATTAGCTCAAAGCCAATCATGTTAAGAGTAGCCATCTCCTTTACTGTCCCAGTTTCTGCTCCATATGTGCTTGAAATGACTCGGTCATCCccattttcgaaaaatgcatgttTCTTCAATCTTCCTGTTAGGGCTCGCCATGCCAGGAGCTGGACTCATGCCACAGATGAAACTGGCATCACATTCATAAGCCTTCTAATGAGGTACAGTTTAGGAATTACTTGAAAAATAAATGCATGCATTGATTCCTTATGGTTATGCCGCCAATTCGAACAATGCAATCGTTTTTCCATATGATTTCCAATAAAATTTGGTTAGGCAACAAACAATCTTAGTGGTCCCTCTCACTTATTATTATATTGTAGGGATTTGAAGGACTCAGAAAACACAGGAAGTATAGGAAAGGAGGTTGTTGGCCTCATGAATTCTGGTGAAACTCGAGTTCTGGCTAACACAACGGAAGATGGATGGTCTGTTATGAACAACCTCTGGttgtttaagaaaataaaaaatgatggTCATCTCTTTGAGCTTATTGGCTCCACGATGGTATGCATTTATTCAAAATCATTTGTTTGTAAAATATATTGGCATGCAGGGAAACTTTAGCGAGGTTTGATCCACGTAATTGACCCTATTTAGTGAAACAAGTCTGCCATACTTTCTTGAGGGCAAACAAAAATTTCATGCTTAAGCGTATCCATTGATTGGGTTACCTCACTCTGATTTACATTATTTCAAGATAGCCTTGTTCAGTGAAGTTGAACGTGGTGATGGATTTGAAATCTATGAGAAACTGATCACTAACTCTTGTGATTTCTGGTACAGGTGAAGCTCTTCCCAGGAAGAAAGCTAGACTATGAAGCTAGGCACCATGGGAAACAAGCAAATGAAACGGGCTTGTTAACCGCAGTCGAATTCTCCACAGAAGATCCTTATGGCAAAGCAGTAGCATTGCTTGACTTGAGATCAAGAATTGTCATGGTACCATATCCTCGTGCTAAGAAGGCACATAATtcaatttgattaaatattcttCAAGCTACAAGTGCTGAGTGCTCCAAACAATATAAGAAATGTATTATTTATACTTATCCGATTTGGTTCCCACCAGGCACCAACTTGACATACGTCAAACCTATCTTATATGGGTCAGAAACATTATCCCATAAAAGAGTATGCTTTAACTTGACATACGAGAATAAAAAAGTACATATTTTTTATTGCATATAGATGAAATATACTACTATATACACAAGAATGCACATAAAAATGTcccattattttatattaacctCTGTGTGTAAAATTGAACAGGCTAAGGAAAAGTGGATGGTGTTGCCTGGGATCATATTGGCTTTCATTGCTTCTAACATGATGAAGAAAGAAGGGTTTGAAGGCATCATTGCTAAGAGTAAAGATCTGAAGGTGAATGGTTCAGATGAggcaaaagataagatagaactGAAGGGAGTGGACTCAAACATCAATAATGTGTCAAGTGGAAATGCTGCAGGGTTGACAAAAAAGCTTGGAGGCTCAGCTGGAGGCTTTGGGAACAATGAAGTAAAGAGTGGTGGCTGTGGAGGCTGCGGTGATGGTGCTTGTGGTGGAGGGTGTGGAAATATGGTTAGAAGTGGTGGTGGATGTGGTTCTGGTTGTGGCGGAGGCTGTGGAGGAGGGTGTGGAAACATGGTAAAGAGTGGCGGCTGCGGAAGTGGTTGTGGTGCTGGTTGCGGGGGAGGGTGTGGAAGCATTGTAGAGAGTGGTGGCTGCGGAGGTTGTGGTGGCGGTTGTGGTGGTTGCGGTGGAGGGTGTGGTAGCATGGTAAAGAGTGGTGGTTGTGGTGCAGGGGGATGTGGTGGAGGATGTGGAGGTGAGAACATGAATAAGAGTGGTGGGTGTGGCGGTTGTGGTGGTGGTTGcggtggttgtggtggtggttTTATGGACAGTAATAAGGCAGTGGCTGCATGAACATGAAGCCTGCTTTGGTGATTTGTGAATATCAGCTTTTAATTTCTGTAATTAGCACTATTAATCTCTCGTTAAATAAACATGAGAGAGTTGATGACtaagaatttgaaacaaaattgaaCAAGGAATTTGACTAGTAAAATTTCTACTTGTTTCTTGAATCATTACAACTAGTGCTTAGTTGTTAtaaaaattactattttattaTGAAGGCTTGCCTATATAAAGGCTTAATATGTATGTTGTTAATGATCTCTCCATGAATCAAAATACTTAGtgtttgtttcaaaaaaattctCTCCTTATTATTATGAGTGTTAGTGAGtttgagagatgaaaaatatgatagcgtcgtttatatgagtgagtgatcctAGGGCCAATTAAGTGTGGGTATTTTACttacaattggtatcagagctggttAATCCAGCGCCTGGTGTTTGAGAGTTTGTGAGGTGTGAGAGAGTTCTCACATAGTTGTTTATTCATAGAGTCAGTATGGCAAACACTTTCAATATTGTGTGGTCCAGTCCCAAGTTAGATGGGAAACTTGATTATAGTTATTGGGAGACTTTGATGTCCACCCATTTGAAGGCCCAGAACCTGTGGAATTTCATTGAACCAAGTTCGCAAGAAGGAGCAGATGCTGCCCAACAAAGGAGAGATCAATT
Encoded here:
- the LOC112747376 gene encoding glycine-rich domain-containing protein 1-like, which codes for MEPQQELEWMEAQNIAVSVDLEAAAKKQLQFLAAVDRNRHLYDGSALDRAIYRYNACWLPLLAKHSESWIFEGPLVVPLDCEWVWHCHKLNPVRYKSDCEELYGRMLDNFGVVSTVEGVCSRQTEEIWNKMYPNEPYNVDLTNLLPEDISERISSLAKYTKYDLVSAAKRQSPFFYQVSRPHMKNDLFIREAVARYKGFLYLIKSNKEKGIKRFCVPTYDIDLIWHSHQLHPASYCKDLNEALGKVLEHDDTDSDRTKGKKLDTGFSGTTKQWENTFGTRYWKSGAMYRGNAPSPITSSPYSSTMIRKKVVPSDENPHENLLQDRKIVEVLLEFVGVKNLPEGQERGLHVIFSKSQPDAFLNAKRRLSILSESKEKQVASFQCEPTGELHFELMSHSSSSLAIRRSAKTLGSSSFPMKDYLDPVSQLSVEKWLELVPSSGTISSKPIMLRVAISFTVPVSAPYVLEMTRSSPFSKNACFFNLPVRARHARSWTHATDETGITFISLLMRDLKDSENTGSIGKEVVGLMNSGETRVLANTTEDGWSVMNNLWLFKKIKNDGHLFELIGSTMVKLFPGRKLDYEARHHGKQANETGLLTAVEFSTEDPYGKAVALLDLRSRIVMAKEKWMVLPGIILAFIASNMMKKEGFEGIIAKSKDLKVNGSDEAKDKIELKGVDSNINNVSSGNAAGLTKKLGGSAGGFGNNEVKSGGCGGCGDGACGGGCGNMVRSGGGCGSGCGGGCGGGCGNMVKSGGCGSGCGAGCGGGCGSIVESGGCGGCGGGCGGCGGGCGSMVKSGGCGAGGCGGGCGGENMNKSGGCGGCGGGCGGCGGGFMDSNKAVAA